The region TTTTTAAAATTGAAAATTGAGATATTGATTGAAAACAAGTAAATTGAAAATTGAAAATTTTAGCGATGCTCACAATCAACGACATTTTAAAAGCTGTCAGATTCGGTCTTACCAAAGAAAGAAAACAAAGAATTCTTGACGCTTATGAGTTTGCCAAAAAAGCGCACGCGGGACAAAAAAGAAAATCGGGCGACGAATACGTCCAGCATTCCCTAGAAACGGCGCTTAACATCGCCAAAATAGGAATGAGATCGAAAACTATTACAGCCGGGATTCTTCATGATGTCCCGGAGGATACTTCCGTTACACTTTCTGAACTTGAGGAAAAATTTGGAAAAGAAATCGCTACTTTGGTCGATGGAGTAACTAAGCTTGGAAAAATAAAACTGCGCGGATCCAAGGAAGAATATTTCCTAGAAAATACTAGAAAAATGTTTTTGGCAATGGCAGCTGACGTGCGCGTGGTTATTATAAAACTAGCTGATCGGCTTCACAATATGAGAACTCTGGAGCATCTTCCGGAAGAAAAAAGGGGAAGAATTGCCAAGGAAACAATGGAGATTTTCGTTCCTATCGCCGACCGCTTGGGAATCGGAGAAACAAAAGGAGATCTAGAAGATCTGTCTTTTAAGTTTCTTGATCCGGAAAATTACCGGCACGTAAAAGTTCTGGAAGAAAAACAATATCAAGAGATAGAAAGATATGTAAACAAAACAATCAAAGAGCTGAAAGCTGATCTTGAAAAAGAAAGCATAAAAGTAATTGAAATAAAAGGAAGGGCTAAAAGGCTCCATAGCCTTTATCTAAAGCTGAAACAGCACGATATGGACATTAACCGAATCTATGATTTGGCGGCAGTCAGAATTATTGTTCCAAATATTGCTGACTGTTATGAAGCGTTAGGAATTGTCCACAAGAAATATCACCCGCTAGTTGGAAGAATCAAGGATTACATCTCTTTACCAAAACCTAACGGCTATCAGTCGATTCATACCACTGTTTTTGGTCCTGAAGGAAGAATTTTAGAGGTTCAAATAAGAACCAAAAAAATGGATGACGAAGCG is a window of Parcubacteria group bacterium DNA encoding:
- a CDS encoding RelA/SpoT family protein; translation: MLTINDILKAVRFGLTKERKQRILDAYEFAKKAHAGQKRKSGDEYVQHSLETALNIAKIGMRSKTITAGILHDVPEDTSVTLSELEEKFGKEIATLVDGVTKLGKIKLRGSKEEYFLENTRKMFLAMAADVRVVIIKLADRLHNMRTLEHLPEEKRGRIAKETMEIFVPIADRLGIGETKGDLEDLSFKFLDPENYRHVKVLEEKQYQEIERYVNKTIKELKADLEKESIKVIEIKGRAKRLHSLYLKLKQHDMDINRIYDLAAVRIIVPNIADCYEALGIVHKKYHPLVGRIKDYISLPKPNGYQSIHTTVFGPEGRILEVQIRTKKMDDEAEFGIASHWIYSEQEKKGWKKYFLKNITNKPEKEVAWMKQLREWQGEIGRDNEEFIDGLKIDFLKNRIFAFTPKGDIINLPDGATPVDFAYMIHSEIGDRTIGAKIDRKIVPLSYKIKNGQVVEILTSKEKKKPSQDWLNFVRTSNAKAHIRRELKKEL